The DNA region GCCGATGGTCTCGTCGAGGTCGCCGCGGATGATCGGGAACCGGGAGTGCCCGGTACGGACCGCGGCGTCGCTGAGATCGAGCACCGTGTCGTCGGCTTCGAGGGTGTCGATCTTGGAGCGCGGCGTCATCAATTCCTCGGCGGTGCGCACGCCGAACTGCAGCGAACGGTCCACCAGCACCGCGGTCACCGGATCGAGTGCGCCACTCTGCGCTGAGGACCGGACCAGCGAGACGAGCTCCTGCGGGGAGCGCGCCGAGCGCAGTTCCTCGGCCGGTTCGATGCCCATGCGGCGCAGGATCCAGTTCGCGGTGCCGTTGGTGAGCCGAATCAGCGGGGTGAACAGAAACGAGAACATCAGCTGTGGGCCGGCCGACCAGCGCGCGGTCGGGACGGGTCGGGCCACCGCGAGGTTCTTGGGTACCAGTTCGCCGAACACCATGGACAGCGACGTCGCGAACAGGATGGCCAATGCCAGCGCCAGCCCGCTGGTGAGGTTTTCCGGGACACGTAGCGCACTCAGGCCGGGCGCGATGAGTCTGGCCACCACGGGTTCGGCCAGAAAGCCGGTGGCCAGCGTGGTGATCGAGATGCCGACCTGGGCGCCGGACAGTTGAGTGGACAGCGTGCGGTGGGCCCGCTGCACCATCTGGTCTCGCCGATGACCGCTGCGCGCGTTGGCGTCCACGGTGCTGCGCTCCAGTGCGGTCAGCGAGAACTCGGCGGCGACGAAAACCGCGGTCCCGGCCGTCAGCAGCGCGAACGCCATCAGCGGCAGCACCGACATCACGACGTTCACCGCATCACCCCGCGGGCAGGGTCACAGAAGCCGGGCCGGATGCCCGGCTGACTAGAGGAGGGTTCAGCGTCGGTGGGCTCGCGACCGGGCCGCTCGGTGTGTTCGGCCGGCTCGACCGAGCCTCCCCCTAGTGCCTGCGGCACCTGGTCCCTTTCGTCGTGGCGCTGGACTGACCCGCGGCCAGCGAAGGTGGCGCGAATCGGAATCTATGACCCTCACATGTTAACGCCCCTGGTCCCGGCACCCGGCTCCGATCCGCATTGGTGAGGCTGTCCTCACCCCAGTGGTAAGTTGCCGGAAAGGCGCGACCGACGACGGCATTGCTGGAAAGGCGAAGACGCGCAGATGATGAAATCGATGACCCGGTGGGCCGGTGCTCTCGGAATGACAGTCGCGATGCTGGTTTCCACCGCGTGCGGCTCACCGTCCGAGGACCAGAACGGCAACAAGATCGTGGTGTACTCGGGGCGCAGCGAAGAGTTGATCGCGCCGTTGCTCGAACAGTTCACGACCGACACCGGCATCGAGGTCGAGGCCCGCTTCGCGGGGTCGGGCGAGATGGCCGCCCAGCTGCTCACCGAAGGCGACAGGTCACCCGCCGACGTCTTCCTGTCGCAGGATGCCGGCGCGCTCGGCGCGGTGTCCAAGGCCGGCCTGTTGGCGCCGTTGGACCCGCAGATCGTCGAGGCAGTGGCCGCGCAGTTCGCCGCCGCCGACGGCACCTGGGTGGGCGTCTCCGGCCGCGCCCGAGTGATCGTCTACAACCCGAGGCTGGTCCCCGATCCGCCCGACACCATCGACGAGCTGTTGGCACCGCAGTGGCGGGGCCAGGTCGGCTTCGCGCCCAGCAACGCCTCATGGCAGGCATTCGTCACCGGCCTGCGGGTGCTGCGCGGTGAAGACGGCGCCGAGCAGTGGTTGCGCGCCTTCAAGGCCCAGGACCCCCAGGTCTTCGAAAACAACGTGGCGATTCGTGATGCCGTCGACGCCGGCCAGCTCCCGTTGGGTCTGTCCAACCACTACTACCTCTACGAGCTCATCGCGGCCAGAGGTGCCGAGGCGGTGACGGCGCAGAACCAGTTCATGGCGCCGGGGGATCCCGGTGGCTTGATCAACGTCGCCGGTGTCGGGGTTTTGAAGTCCGCACCCAATCCTGAAGGGGCGCAACGTTTCGCGGCGTACCTGGTCGAAGAGTCGGCGCAGCGTTACTTCGCCGAGGAGACGGCTGAGTACCCGTTGGCGGCGGGGGTGGCGCCGACGGCGGCGATGCCGCCGCTGGACTCTTTGCAACCACCGGCGGTCGACCTGTCCGACCTTGACGACATCGAGGCCACCCAGGAACTGCTGGTCGAGACCGGTCTTTTGACCAACTGACCCGGCGTGTCGGTCACCGCGGGCCGCCGCCCGCCCGCGCCGCTGGTCGTCGCGGCGGCGGTGGTGGCCGCTGCGACGCTGATTCCGCTGGTCTATCTCGGCGAACGCGCGTTGCAACGCGGCTGGTCGTTCGTCGTCGACGAACTGATCCAACCACGCACCGCAGCGCTGGTGGGTCGTTCGCTGTTGCTGGTGGTGGTGGTCACCGCGTGCTGCGTCGTGCTGGGAGTGGGCCTGGCGGTGCTGGTGACGCGCACCGACATCAGAGCGCGCCGGGTGCTCGCGGTCGCCCTGACGCTGCCCCTGGCCATGCCGAGCTACCTGCTGGCCTACCTGTGGGTGTCGGCTTATCCGACGGTGGCCGGGTTCTGGGGATCGGCGCTGGTGCTCACACTGGTCAGCTATCCGCTGGTGCTGTTGACCACGATGGCGGCATTGGCCCGGGTCGATCCCGCCCAGGAGGAGGTCGCGCGGTCGTTGGGTCTGGGCGGTTGGGCGGTGCTGTTCAAAGTGACACTGCGTCAGTCCCGCGCCGCCATCGCGGCAGGGGCTCTGCTGGTCGCTCTGTACGTGCTCAGCGATTTCGGTGCGGTCGCGGCCATGCGTTTCGAAGCGTTCACCTGGGTCATCTACGGCGCCTACCGGTCGGGGTTCAACCCGTCGCGTGCGGCGGTCCTCTCGCTGGTACTGATGGTGTTCGCGGTCGCGCTGGTGGTGGCCGAGCACCGAGCGCGTGGACGGGCCTCGGCGTCGCGGGTCGGCGGAGGGTCGCCCAGGCCGGCTCCGCTGAACCGTCTCGGCAGGTGGCGTCCGGTGGCGATGGTGGCACCAGCAGCGGTGCTGGGTGCCGCCGTGGTGGTGCCGACCCTGGCGCTGGCCGACTGGCTGGTGACCGCGGGACCGCGGTGGGACAGCGCGCAGTGGTTCGATGCGCTGGGATCGACGATCTGGCTCTCGGCGGCCGCAGCGCTGACCTCGTCGCTGGCGGCGCTGCCGTTGGGTGTGCTCGCGGCCCGGCACCGCGACCGCGCCACCCGGATGCTGGAAGGGGTCAGCTACATCGCCCACGGGCTGCCCGCGATCGTCATCGCGATCTCCATGGTTTCGCTGGGAGTGGTGCTGTTGCGGCCGATCTACCAACGCGAACCCTTGCTGATTCTGGCCTACACCGTGTTGTTCGTCCCGTTGGCGATCGGTTCGGTGCGGGCGGCGGTGGAAGCCTCGCCGATCCGGCTAGAGGAAGTGGCCCGGGCCCTGGGCCGCACCCCGCTGCGGGCGTTCAGTACGGTGACCGCGCGGGTGGCCGCCCCCGGGATCGCAGCCGGTGCCGCGCTGGTGTTGTTGACCTGTATGAAGGAATTGCCGGTGACCCTACTGCTGCATCCCACCGGCACCAACACGCTGGCCACCCGACTGTGGGGCTACAGCTCGGTCAGCGATTACGCGGCCGCGGCGCCCTATGCGGTGGCGCTGTTGGTGTTCGCCGCGATCCCGACCGCCGTTCTCGGGTTCTGGAGCACCAACGTAGGCGGGGTGCGCAGTGACTGAGCGCGAAGCTGCGGCGGTCGCGGCGTGCGGGATCCGCAAGGCCTTCGGCGATCGCGAGGTGCTCGCCGGGGTCGATCTCGACGTGCCGGCGGGCACCCTCACCGCTGTGCTGGGCCCCTCCGGCTGCGGAAAGACCACGCTGTTGCGCATCCTGGCCGGGTTCGAGGAACCCGACGTCGGGACGGTACAGATCGCCGGGCAGGTCGTGGTGGGCGGCGCTGCCACGGTTCCGGTGCACCGCCGGCGGGTCGGGCTGATGCCGCAGGAGGGTGCGCTGTTTCCGCACCTGAGCGTCGGCGAGAACATCGCGTTCGGCATCGCCGGGTTGCGCCGCGACGAAATCCGATTGCGCGTCGAGCACTGGTTGGACGTGGTGGGCCTACAGGGGCGGGCCGGCGCTCGTCCCCATCAGCTCTCCGGCGGGCAGCAGCAGCGAGTCGCGCTGGCGCGGGCACTGGCCGCGCAGCCTCGGGTGCTGCTGCTCGACGAGCCGTTTGCCGCGTTGGACGCCGGACTGCGGGTGCGGGTCCGCGAGGACATCGCGACGATCCTGCGCGACACCGGCACCACCGCGGTGCTGGTGACCCACGACCAGTCCGAGGCGCTGTCACTGGCCGATTCGGTTGCGCTGCTCATCGACGGGAAGGTCGCGCAGCACGGCGCCCCGGCAGAACTCTATGACCGGCCGGCGACGCTGACCAATGCGCGCTTCATCGGCACAACCATCGAGATCCCCGGCACCGCAGACGCGCACACGGTTCATACCGCGCTGGGGCCGTTGCGGGCGCGTCTGCCGCTTGCCGACGGTGCCGCGTTGGCGGTACTGCGACCCGAACAGTTGAGGGTCAGTCACGACCCGGCGGCAGCGCCGGCCACCGTCACGGTCTTGCGCTTCTACGGCGCCGAAACCGTGGTGGCGGCTCGGCTTTCCGACGGCACCCAGATCCAGTTGCGCTGCGCCGGGCGGCCCGACCTGGCTGTCGGCGACGCGATCACCGTCGAGGTCGTCGACGCCGACGCCCGCGGCGTCCTGGCTTACCCGTCACCACCCGGTGGGCAGCGGATGCCCCTCGGCGAAGCCTGCCGCTGACTGCACACCGAGCACCACCTTCTCGTGCAGTTCCGGCAGCGTGGCCGCCCCGACATAGGTGCAGGTGCTGCGCACCCCCGAGGTGATGTGGTCGATCAGATCCTCGACGCCTCCGCGCTGCGGGTCCAGGTTCATCCGGGACGTCGAAATCCCTTCTTCGAACAGCGATTTGCGAGCCCGGTCGAACGCGCTGTCACCGGCCGCGCGCGCGGCCACCGCACGCTTTGATGCCATGCCGTAGCTCTCCTTGTACGGCTGGTCATCGCGGTCGTGCATCAGGTCGCCCGGCGACTCGTAGGTGCCGGCGAACCACGACCCGATCATCACATTCGAGGCACCCGCCGCCAATGCCAGAGCCACATCCCGGGGATGCCTGACACCTCCGTCGGCCCACACATGGCCACCGAGTTCCCTTGCTGCAGCCGAACATTCGACCACAGCGGAAAACTGCGGCCGGCCGACGCCGGTCATCATCCGGGTGGTGCACATCGCCCCGGGACCGACGCCGACCTTGACGATCGATGCACCGGCGTTGATCAGGTCACGGGTGCCCTCGGCCGAGACGACGTTGCCGGCCGCCAACGGCAGGCCCAGATCCAGTGAGCAGACAGCGGCGATCGTGTCGAGCATCTTGGCCTGATGTCCGTGCGCGGTGTCGATCACCAGCAGGTCGACACCGGCTTCGGCGAGGTCGCGCGCCTTGGCGGCGACGTCACCGTTGATGCCGACCGCGGCCGCGATCCGCAGCCGACCGGCGGCGTCCACGGCGGGGGAGTAGATGCCCGCGCGCACAGCGCCGGTGCGGGTGAGCACTCCGGCCAGCGATCCGTCGGGCTCGGTGAGCACGGCGATGTCGACCGGTGCGTGTTCAAGCAGGTCGAAGACCTTGCGCGGCTCGGTGCCCACCGGCGCGGTCACCAGATCGGCGATCGCGACGTCACGGACCCGGGTGAACCGATCCACACCGTGGCAGGCCGCTTCGGTGACCAACCCGATCGGGCGGTCCTCGAACAGCACCACCGCCGCACCGTGTGCGCGCTTGTGGATGAGGGCGGCAGCATCGGACACCGAGTCGTCGGGGGCAAGCGTGACCGGCGTGTCCACCACCGTGTCACGACTCTTGACGAAGTCCACGGTGTGCTTTACCGCCGAAGGCGGGAGGTCCTGTGGCAGAACCACCATCCCGCCGCGACGGGCCACCGTCTCGGCCATCCGGCGCCCGGCCACCGCGGTCATGTTGGCCACCACGACTGGGATGGTGGTGCCCGACCCGTCGGCCGTGGCGAGATCGACGTCGAAGCGGGAGGTCACCTCGGAGCGCCCGGGCATGACGAAGACGTCGTTGTAGGTCAGGTCATACGGCGGGTGGTGGCCATCGAGGAAACGCATGCCGCCAGCCTAGTGTCGTGCCGTTCGCCCGCGAGCAGACGCAAATACCGCTAGGCCTGGACCTCGCTGCGGTCCCCGCTCCACAAGGTGTGGAACCGGTCGGCGGGTTGCGCGTCGACGCGTCCATAGGTGTGTGCACCGAAGTAGTCGCGCAGCCCCTGGGTCAGCGCGGCGGGCAGACGTTCGGTGCGCAGAGCGTCGTAGTAGGACAGTGCAGAGGCAAATCCCGGGACCGGAATACCCAGCGTGGTAGCCGTCACCACCACGCGACGCCAGCTGTCGATCGCGGCCTCGATGGCCGAGCGGAAGTAGGGCGCGACGATCAGTGTCGGAAGATCGGGCTGCTCGTCGAAGGCGTCCTTGATCCGGTTGAGGAACTTCGCCCGGATGATGCAGCCGCCGCGCCAGATGGTGGCCAGGTCTCCGGGAGTGACGTTCCAGCCGTACTCGGCGCTTCCGGCCTGAATCTGGTTGAACCCCTGCGCGTAGGCGACGATCTTGGAGGCGTAGAGCGCCTGCCGCACATCCTCGACGAATTGCGCTGTGTCGGATGGTTTCTCACCCAGGTGCCCGGATGCCAGGCCGGTGGTGGCCTTGCGCTGGGTCACCGAGCCGGACAGCGCACGGGCGAAGACCGCCTCGGCGATACCGGTCACCGGGACACCGAGATCGAGCGCTGACTTCACCGTCCACCGGCCGGTGCCCTTCTGCTCGGCCTCATCGACGATGACGTCGACGAGCGGCTTACCGGTCTTGGCGTCGGTCTGACGCAACACCTTGGCGGTGATCTCGACCAGGAAACTGTCCAGGTCACCGGCGTTCCACTCGTCGAACACATCGGCGATCTCGGGGGCCGTCTTGCCCAGCGCGTCGCGCAGCAGCTGATAGGCCTCACCGATGAGCTGCATGTCCGAGTACTCGATGCCGTTGTGCACCATCTTGACGAAGTGGCCGGCACCGTCGGGGCCGATGTGGGCGCAACAGGGCACCCCGTCGACATGGGCGGAGATCTCCTCGAGCAGCGGTCCCAGCGACTCGTACGACTCGGCGGGTCCGCCGGGCATGATCGACGGTCCGAGCAGCGCACCTTCCTCGCCGCCGGAGATACCGGCGCCGACAAAGTGCAGACCCCGCTCGCGAATCGCCTTCTCCCGCCGGATGGTATCGGTGTAGAGGGCGTTACCGCCGTCGATGATGATGTCGCCGGGTTCCATCGCGTCGGCGAGCTCGTCGATCACCGCGTCGGTGGGGTCCCCGGCCTTGACCATGATGAGTACCCGGCGCGGTTTCTCCAGCGCATCGAGGAACTCACGGATGCTTTCGGTGCGTACGAAGGCCCCTTCGGAACCGTGCTCGGCGATCAGCGCGTCGGTCTTGGCCACCGAACGGTTGTGCAGGGCCACGGTATAGCCGTGCCGGGCGAAGTTGCGCGCGATGTTCGAGCCCATCACCGCCAAGCCGGTGACACCGATCTGGGCGGTGGCGGTGCCGGCGGGTTCAGACTGCGACGAGGTCATGGACGAAAACCCTTTCGATTCGGTTACAGCACAACGTCTGGCGCCTGGCGGCGCCGCGGGTGGCTCGTGATCACGCGAAGAACAACAGACGCAGCTCGGTCAGCCACGGCACCGCAAAGGCGACGGTCGGCACGACGAGCACCGCTGCTGCGGCCGCATAGGCGCCCGCGGCGAGCAGGCGGCTGTTGGGTGCACCGCCGAGTCGACGCACCCGCACCAGCGTCGACGGCCCGCCAATGGCCAGTGCGCCACGGGGGGCACGGGCCGAGGCGCAGGCCACCAGGGCGCGGGCCAGCGGTCGGGGACCTGTGGAGCGCACCGCGGCATCATCGGCGAGCAACTCGATGAGCAGACGCACCGCGGTCAGCGCCTTGGCACTGCGCACCCATCTCGGGAATGCCGTGCGCATCGCGGTGAACATCTCCAGAACCAGATCATGGCGGGCCCGTAGGTGCGCGTGCTCGTGGGTCAGAATCGCGGTCATCTCCCGGTCGGACAGCGCCTTGACGGCGCCCTCACTGACCACAACACGGCTGCGCACCCCGGGCAGACAATAGGCCAGCGGCTCGTCGACGTCGAGGATCCGCAAACCGCTGTTGGCCAGCGGCTGGGGCTGCTGGCAGAGCTGCGGAAGGCTGTCCTGCGAGGCCCCGACGAGGTCGACGACCATCCGGTGATGGGCACGCCGGCGCCGGGTCGCGATGGCGACCCGCACGATGGAGATGATCAGCCGAGCGCCGATGACCAGGGTCAGGGCCAGGACCACGACGTAGACGCTCCACAGCGGCCAGCCCAGCGTGGCGATAGAGCCGGTGAGCGTCGCGGTGGGTCGACCGTCCGGGCCGGGCTGGAAGAGGCCCAGCGCGATCGCGATTCCGGCGGAGAATGCCGACAGCACCGCGGCCAGTGCGATCGACTGCCAGAGCACGATCGCCGCGCGCGGAGCCCGCATGGGCCAGTCGGCTCGCGCAAGCATCGCAGGCACCGGCCCCGACAGCAGCAGGGCGATGATCGTGAAGGCCAGCGCGGACACGCCGATAGTGTCTCTCAGCCGGTACCGGAACCGCCAGCGGGTCCGGCGCGGTGTTTGTCGTCGAGCTCGGCCAGAGCACGACGCAGTGCGGCGGCCTCGTCGGCGCCGACGCGCTCGACGAAGTGCACCAGGGCAGCTTCACGGCTTCCGGAGTCCGCCGCCTGGTCCAGCGCATCGACCATCAGTCCGGCCACCAGTTCGTCGCGACCGTGGGTCGGCGCGTACCGGTGGGCGCGGTCGTCCCGGTGCTGGACGACCAGATGCTTCTTCGCGAGCCGCTGCAGCACCGTCATCACGGTCGTGTACGCGAGATCGCGATGGGCCGACAGGGATTCGTGGACTTGGCGGACGGTCTGCGGTTCGCCGGTGGACCACAGGTGATCCATCACGGAGCGTTCGAGCTCTCCCAGGCGAGTCAGCTTGGCCATCTTCCCTTCATCTCCTACGGACGACTTCCCAAAGCCTACTACGGGCGTACTACCGCGTGTCGTATCGATTGTGGGCGGTAGTCGCCGCCCACTGCCAGAGGTCGACCGACCAGCGGCAACGGGCCGGCGAGTAGCCATTTCCAGAGGACGTGTGAGTCGAGTCACAGGGGGTAGCTCCTTTGTCGCTGGTGACTATAGTAAGGCTAACCTAACTGACCAGGGAGGTGTCATGACGGTCGTCGTCGACGATCCGCTCATCGCGAGCATGGCCATCAGCAGGCCGCTTCCGCTGCACGAGTCGAGTCGGCGGCTGCGCGAGCTCTACGCCGCGTGCCCCCGGGTGTACGGCGTTGCGGTGATCGGCGACCTGTCCCGGCGGCGCTGGTGGCCGCTGGCCGAACTGGTGACCACCGACCGCATGGTCACGATGTTCGACGCCGGCCTTGCCGAGACCGAGAGCCGGACCGCGGTGACCCAGCAGCTGGCCGCCACCTTTGCCCACGTTGTGGTGGGCCGCGTCGTCCCGCTGCTGGCCCTGGAGGGCCGTGCGTGGGACAGCGGACTGGAGAACCTCTGGGTCCACGTCGATTCCGAGGGCGCCATCGACTGGGTCGGCGTGCAGGACCCCACCGTGCGCGCGCTGCCCGACGACCCCCATTTCACCGCCCACGGCGTCGGCGCGAGGTCCCAGGACCGGATCGTCGCGCTGCCCAGCGAAGCGGCGCTGGCCACCTGGGTCGCCCACCGCAGCCATCGCGCGCTGGCACCGCTGTTCGTGCGACTGGCTGAGGTCAGCGGCGGCGCGATGTCGGTATCGGCGATGTGGCACACCGTCGGCGCGACGGTGGTGGGCGCGGCCACCCAGGTTCCACTGCTGGCCGGATCCAGTGAGGTGGTGAGTATGCGCCGCGGGCAGGCCGTTCTGGATGCGCTGGTCAGTTTCGGGCTCCCGGTTCGAGGCACCGCACGGACCAATTCGACGAAGGCATTGCTTAATTAGGACAGCCTTGCCTAAACTATGATCATCATGATCAACAGGGGATTCATTCCCACACGACGTACCACCGGACCGAGCCGGAGTCCTGAGGGCTGCAGAGACCCCCGGTCCACACGAAGGACGGGCCCCACGCCATTGGCGTGGGGCCCGTCTCCATTCGCGACACCCCACGCACACGCCCGCGCAACACGCGTGTAGACACAAGCCCGTGAGCACTCAACGCCCAGAGGGTCTAGGCGACGGTTTCGACACCGAACTCGGTCTGCGGTATCTGGACGTGGGCCCCGACGGCGGTCGCGCGGAGCTGACGATCCATGACACGCTGCTGCAGCCCTGGGGGATCGTGCACGGCGGTGTCTACTGCGCGGTCATCGAGAGCCTGGCCAGCGTGTCGGGTCACGTATGGCTGCGCGAAAACGGCGGTGGGACAGTAGTCGGGGTCAACAACAACACCGACTTCCTGCGGGCCATCTCGTCGGGCACAGTGACCGCCACGTCGACCCCGATCCACCGGGGCCGGCGCCAACAACTGTGGTCGATCACCATCACCGACGAGGACGGCCGCACCGTGGCGCGGGGGCAGGTCCGGCTGCAGAACATCCCCGAGGACTGACGCCGCCGGCTGCGGCGCGCTGCTGAGCGCCCGATGTCGTGGCAGGATCGCCCACTATGCGTCTTACCCCGCATGAACAGGAGCGACTGCTGATCTCCTATGCCGCCGACCTCGCTCGCCGCCGCCAGGCCCGCGGCCTGAAGCTCAACCACCCCGAGGCCGTCGCGGTGATCACCGATCACATCCTCGAAGGTGCGCGCGACGGCCGGTCGGTGTCCGAACTGATGGTCAGCGGCCGCGAGGTGCTCAGCCGGGCTGATGTGATGGAGGGGATCGCCGAGATGCTGCACGACGTCCAGGTCGAGGCCACCTTTCCCGACGGCACCAAACTGGTGACCGTCCACCACCCGATTCCGTGAGGGGACACCGGTGATTCCAGGCGAGATCGTGTTCGCGGCCGGTGAGGTCGAGATCAACGCAGGCGCGCAACGGCTCGAACTGCAGATCGTCAACACCGGCGACCGTCCGGTGCAGGTCGGCAGCCACGTACACGTGCCGCAGGCCAACGGCGCGTTGAGTTTCGACCGTGCTGCCGCCTACGGATACCGGTTCGACGTGCCCGCCGGTACCGCGATCCGGTTCGAACCCGGCGTGACCCAACGCGTCGGCTTGGTTGCGCTGAGTGGCAATCGCGAGGTGCACGGCTTGAGCCTGGATCCGCCCGGCCGGCTGGATGAGGAGAGGCCATGACCAGCCTGCCCCGCTCCCGCTATGCCGCGCTGTACGGCCCCACTGCCGGGGACCGGATCCGGCTGGCCGACACCGACCTGTTCATCGAGATCAGCGAAGATCGCAGCGGAGGCCCGGGCCTGGCCGGAGACGAAGCGGTCTTCGGCGGCGGGAAGGTGCTGCGTGAGTCGATGGGACAGTCACGCGCCACCCGCGCAGACGGTGCGCCCGACACGGTCATCACCGGTGCGGTCATCCTGGACTATTGGGGAATCATCAAGGCCGACATCGGCATTCGCGATGGTCGCATCGCCGCCATCGGCAAGGCCGGCAATCCCGACATCATGTCCGGCGTTCACCCCGCCCTGGTGGTGGGGCCGTCGACGGAGATCATCGCCGGCAACGGTCGAATCGTGACCGCCGGAGCCATCGACTGCCACGTTCACCTGATCTGTCCACAGATCCTCGAGGAGGCGCTGAGCGGCGGCATCACCACCATCGTCGCCGGAGGCACCGGCCCGGCCGAGGGCAGCAAGGCCACCACCGTCACCCCGGGAGCCTGGCATCTGGCCCGCATGCTCGAGGCCCTGGACGGATGGCCGGTCAACGTCGCGTTGCTCGGCAAGGGCAACACCGTGTCCGCCGAGGCAATGTGGGAGCAGTTGCGTGGTGGCGCAGCAGGTTTCAAATTGCACGAAGACTGGGGGACCACCCCGGCGGCCATCGACGCATGCCTTTCGGTCTGCGAGCAGGCAGGTGTACAGGCCAACATTCACACCGACACGCTGAACGAAACCGGGTTCGTCGAGAACACACTGGCTGCGATCAAGGGCAGATCCATCCACGCCTACCACACTGAGGGAGCAGGCGGAGGCCATGCTCCGGACATCATCACCGTTGCCGGCCACCCGAATGTGCTGCCCAGCTCCACCAATCCGACGCGTCCGCACACCGTTAACACCCTCGACGAACATCTGGACATGTTGATGGTGTGTCATCACCTCAACCCCGGTGTGCCCGAGGATCTCGCATTCGCCGAGAGCAGGATCCGGCCCTCGACGATCGCCGCGGAGGATCTGCTGCACGACATCGGCGCGATTTCGATGATCGGCAGCGACGCCCAGGCGATGGGACGGATCGGCGAGGTGGTGTTACGCACGTGGCAGACTGCACACGTGATGAAGCGGCGCCGCGGCCTGCTCAGCGGTGATACGGCGGCCGACAACACCCGCGCCCGACGGTATGTCGCCAAATACACCATCTGCCCCGCAGTGGCCCACGGCCTGGACCGCGAGATCGGTTCGGTCGAGGTGGGCAAGCTCGCCGACCTGGTGTTGTGGGAGCCCGCCTTCTTCGGCGTGCGCCCCCACGCAGTGGTCAAAGGCGGGATGATCGCGTGGGCCGCGATGGGCGATGCCAACGCCTCCATCCCGACACCTCAGCCGGTGTTGCCGCGGCCGATGTTCGGTGCAGCTCCGGCGGCGGCGGCCGCAACGTCGGTGCACTTCGTCGCACCCCAGGCCATCGACGACGGACTGGCCGACCGTATAGCGGTCGACCGCAGACTCATCGCGGTGGACAACGTGCGGGGGATCGGCAAGGCCCAGATGCCGCTCAACGATGCAATGCCCGACATCGAGGTCGATCCCGACACGTTCACGGTCCGCATCGACGGCGAGGTGTGGCAGGAACAACCGGCCGCGGAACTGCCGATGGCGCAGAGATACTTTCTGTTCTAGGCGAATTCCTGTTCATGATGACCAGCCTGGCCACGCTGCTGACCCTGTCGGACTCCCGATTGCCCACCGGCGGCCACGTACATTCAGGCGGAGTCGAGGAGGCCGTGTCCAGTGGGCTGGTCATCGACCTGGACACCTTGACTGCATTTCTGCGCCGGCGCATCGGGACCACCGGGCTCGTCACGGCGTCGCTGGCTGCCGCCGTGCACCGCGACGCACTGTCGGCTGCGGCCGGCGGTGACGGCGACCTCGAAACCGATGCGCGCACACCGTCTCCGGCGGCCCGCCAGGCTTCGCGAGCCCAGGGCCGCGGCCTGGTCCGGCTGGCCCGCCGGGTGTGGCCGGACCGGCCCTGGGGCACTCTCGGTACCACTCCTCACTTTTCCGTGGCCGCCGGCACTGTCGGTCAGGCCAGTGGGTTGGCGCCGGAGCAGACCGCAATGTCGGTGGTGTACACCACGATGACGAACTCGGCCACCGCCGCGCAACGACTGCTGGCCCTCGATCCCGGCGACGTCGCAGCGATCACCTTCGAGATGGCGGCGCTGTGCGAGCAAGTTGCCGTCGAGGCCACCAAGGAACTCGCCGACCTATCCGACCCACTGCTGGACGTCCTGGCCCAGCGGCACCTCGAGCGCGACCGCCCGTTGTTCGCGTCCTGACGAAAGTACCCACACCCCATGCCTCCCCATCTACTCGACGGCCAACCACACAGCCATGCCGAACGTCCCCGGCGCACGCGCCGCGCGGGAGAACCACTGCGTATCGGGGTG from Mycobacterium sp. SMC-4 includes:
- a CDS encoding GuaB1 family IMP dehydrogenase-related protein, with the protein product MRFLDGHHPPYDLTYNDVFVMPGRSEVTSRFDVDLATADGSGTTIPVVVANMTAVAGRRMAETVARRGGMVVLPQDLPPSAVKHTVDFVKSRDTVVDTPVTLAPDDSVSDAAALIHKRAHGAAVVLFEDRPIGLVTEAACHGVDRFTRVRDVAIADLVTAPVGTEPRKVFDLLEHAPVDIAVLTEPDGSLAGVLTRTGAVRAGIYSPAVDAAGRLRIAAAVGINGDVAAKARDLAEAGVDLLVIDTAHGHQAKMLDTIAAVCSLDLGLPLAAGNVVSAEGTRDLINAGASIVKVGVGPGAMCTTRMMTGVGRPQFSAVVECSAAARELGGHVWADGGVRHPRDVALALAAGASNVMIGSWFAGTYESPGDLMHDRDDQPYKESYGMASKRAVAARAAGDSAFDRARKSLFEEGISTSRMNLDPQRGGVEDLIDHITSGVRSTCTYVGAATLPELHEKVVLGVQSAAGFAEGHPLPTGW
- the gndA gene encoding NADP-dependent phosphogluconate dehydrogenase; translation: MTSSQSEPAGTATAQIGVTGLAVMGSNIARNFARHGYTVALHNRSVAKTDALIAEHGSEGAFVRTESIREFLDALEKPRRVLIMVKAGDPTDAVIDELADAMEPGDIIIDGGNALYTDTIRREKAIRERGLHFVGAGISGGEEGALLGPSIMPGGPAESYESLGPLLEEISAHVDGVPCCAHIGPDGAGHFVKMVHNGIEYSDMQLIGEAYQLLRDALGKTAPEIADVFDEWNAGDLDSFLVEITAKVLRQTDAKTGKPLVDVIVDEAEQKGTGRWTVKSALDLGVPVTGIAEAVFARALSGSVTQRKATTGLASGHLGEKPSDTAQFVEDVRQALYASKIVAYAQGFNQIQAGSAEYGWNVTPGDLATIWRGGCIIRAKFLNRIKDAFDEQPDLPTLIVAPYFRSAIEAAIDSWRRVVVTATTLGIPVPGFASALSYYDALRTERLPAALTQGLRDYFGAHTYGRVDAQPADRFHTLWSGDRSEVQA
- a CDS encoding M56 family metallopeptidase, yielding MSALAFTIIALLLSGPVPAMLARADWPMRAPRAAIVLWQSIALAAVLSAFSAGIAIALGLFQPGPDGRPTATLTGSIATLGWPLWSVYVVVLALTLVIGARLIISIVRVAIATRRRRAHHRMVVDLVGASQDSLPQLCQQPQPLANSGLRILDVDEPLAYCLPGVRSRVVVSEGAVKALSDREMTAILTHEHAHLRARHDLVLEMFTAMRTAFPRWVRSAKALTAVRLLIELLADDAAVRSTGPRPLARALVACASARAPRGALAIGGPSTLVRVRRLGGAPNSRLLAAGAYAAAAAVLVVPTVAFAVPWLTELRLLFFA
- a CDS encoding BlaI/MecI/CopY family transcriptional regulator, with the protein product MAKLTRLGELERSVMDHLWSTGEPQTVRQVHESLSAHRDLAYTTVMTVLQRLAKKHLVVQHRDDRAHRYAPTHGRDELVAGLMVDALDQAADSGSREAALVHFVERVGADEAAALRRALAELDDKHRAGPAGGSGTG
- a CDS encoding iron reductase, translating into MTVVVDDPLIASMAISRPLPLHESSRRLRELYAACPRVYGVAVIGDLSRRRWWPLAELVTTDRMVTMFDAGLAETESRTAVTQQLAATFAHVVVGRVVPLLALEGRAWDSGLENLWVHVDSEGAIDWVGVQDPTVRALPDDPHFTAHGVGARSQDRIVALPSEAALATWVAHRSHRALAPLFVRLAEVSGGAMSVSAMWHTVGATVVGAATQVPLLAGSSEVVSMRRGQAVLDALVSFGLPVRGTARTNSTKALLN
- a CDS encoding PaaI family thioesterase, producing MSTQRPEGLGDGFDTELGLRYLDVGPDGGRAELTIHDTLLQPWGIVHGGVYCAVIESLASVSGHVWLRENGGGTVVGVNNNTDFLRAISSGTVTATSTPIHRGRRQQLWSITITDEDGRTVARGQVRLQNIPED